Proteins co-encoded in one Paracoccus aestuarii genomic window:
- a CDS encoding M20 aminoacylase family protein, translating into MPVKNRFAELLPEITAWRRDFHENPELLYDVHRTAGRVAELLREFGCDEVTEGVGRTGVVGVIRGRSDTRGRVVGLRADMDALPIHEQTGAAHASKVPGKMHACGHDGHTAMLLGAAKYLAETRNFDGTAVVIFQPAEEGGGGGQAMVLDGLIDRWKIDEVYGMHNMPGMPVGQFSIRPGAMMAAADQFDITVTGKGGHAAKPHECIDTTLTAAQIIVAVQSVVARNIDPLRNAVISVCVVSTDSTAHNVIPQVVKLKGTARSLDPEVRDQLEEGITRVATNIAAAMGARADVDYQRGYPVTMNDPQATEWAADVARAISGGVDMDMLPMMGGEDFSYMLNERPGAYIWVGNGDTAMVHHPEYDFNDDAIPAGSSWYAGMVEARLPAA; encoded by the coding sequence ATGCCCGTCAAGAACCGCTTTGCCGAACTGCTGCCCGAGATCACCGCCTGGCGCCGCGATTTCCACGAGAACCCCGAACTGCTCTATGATGTGCATCGCACCGCGGGCCGGGTGGCCGAGCTGCTGCGCGAGTTCGGCTGCGACGAGGTGACCGAGGGCGTGGGCCGGACCGGCGTGGTGGGCGTGATCCGGGGCCGCAGCGACACGCGGGGCCGGGTCGTGGGGCTGCGCGCGGATATGGACGCGCTGCCGATCCATGAACAGACGGGTGCGGCCCATGCCTCGAAGGTGCCGGGCAAGATGCATGCCTGCGGCCATGACGGCCATACCGCCATGCTGCTGGGCGCGGCGAAATACCTGGCCGAGACGCGCAATTTCGACGGCACCGCCGTGGTCATCTTCCAGCCCGCCGAGGAGGGCGGCGGCGGCGGCCAGGCGATGGTGCTGGACGGGCTGATCGACCGCTGGAAGATCGACGAGGTCTACGGGATGCACAACATGCCCGGCATGCCGGTGGGCCAGTTCTCGATCCGGCCCGGCGCGATGATGGCGGCGGCCGATCAGTTCGACATCACCGTGACCGGCAAGGGCGGCCATGCGGCCAAGCCCCATGAATGCATCGACACGACCCTGACCGCCGCCCAGATCATCGTGGCCGTCCAGTCGGTCGTGGCGCGCAACATCGACCCTTTGCGGAACGCCGTGATCTCGGTCTGCGTGGTCTCGACCGATTCCACGGCGCATAACGTCATCCCCCAGGTCGTCAAGCTGAAGGGCACCGCCCGCAGCCTGGACCCCGAGGTCCGCGACCAGCTGGAGGAGGGGATCACCCGCGTTGCCACCAATATCGCCGCCGCCATGGGCGCGCGGGCGGATGTGGATTACCAGCGCGGCTATCCGGTGACGATGAACGACCCGCAGGCGACGGAATGGGCCGCCGACGTGGCGCGCGCGATCTCGGGCGGGGTGGACATGGACATGTTGCCGATGATGGGCGGCGAGGATTTCAGCTATATGCTGAACGAACGTCCCGGCGCCTATATCTGGGTCGGCAATGGCGATACGGCCATGGTCCATCACCCGGAATACGACTTCAACGACGATGCGATCCCGGCGGGCTCCAGCTGGTATGCGGGCATGGTCGAGGCGCGGCTGCCGGCCGCGTGA
- a CDS encoding ABC transporter ATP-binding protein produces the protein MLDDKPLVSIDKLRVEFETGDGVVVGVKDVSFTINPGECVCVVGESGSGKSVSSLSLMRLVEYGGGTIAGGSLMFDPGDGKPIDLARQSSATMRDIRGNQIGMIFQEPMTALNPVFTVGDQLTEGLIAHRGLKKSQARARALEILRQVRIPEPERRMDQYPHELSGGMRQRVVIAIAMACEPRLLICDEPTTALDVTIQAEILALIDRLKREKQIAVLFITHDMAVVAQMADRVVVMYRGDKVEEGPVTQIFESPREDYTRMLLAAVPRLGEMTGKPAPERLRLMHDGTHGAPEPIIVADPKPLLTVRNLTTRFNVKGGLLRRTVARVHAVEDVSFTLNAGETLSLVGESGCGKSTCGRSILRLVEPESGSVDLGGTDLLALSPRDLRRARREMQMIFQDPFASLDPHMTLYDQVAEPLENYGIGTRSERKDRIAALFDRVELPRSFMRRYPHEMSGGQRQRIAIARALALNPRLIIADEAVSALDVSVQAQVLNLLMELQQDLGISMLFISHDMAVVERVSHHVGVMYLGRIVEMGTRQQVFENPQHSYTRQLMSAVPVADPRQRKISEDLNFRPIPSPIHPSDYRAPPSVYREVAPGHRVLVDPVTHS, from the coding sequence ATGCTGGACGACAAACCACTTGTTTCCATCGACAAATTGCGGGTCGAATTCGAGACCGGCGACGGCGTCGTGGTCGGCGTCAAGGATGTCAGCTTCACCATCAATCCCGGCGAATGCGTCTGCGTGGTGGGGGAATCCGGGTCGGGGAAATCGGTCAGTTCGCTGTCCTTGATGCGGCTGGTGGAATATGGCGGCGGCACCATCGCGGGCGGCAGCCTGATGTTCGATCCGGGCGACGGCAAGCCCATCGACCTGGCCCGTCAGTCCAGCGCCACCATGCGCGACATCCGCGGCAACCAGATCGGCATGATCTTTCAGGAGCCGATGACCGCGCTGAACCCGGTCTTCACCGTCGGCGACCAGCTGACCGAGGGGCTGATCGCCCATCGCGGGCTGAAGAAATCCCAAGCCCGCGCCCGCGCATTGGAGATCCTCCGCCAGGTCCGCATTCCCGAACCCGAGCGCCGCATGGACCAGTATCCGCACGAGCTGTCGGGCGGCATGCGCCAGCGCGTCGTCATCGCCATCGCCATGGCCTGCGAGCCGCGCCTGCTGATCTGCGACGAGCCGACGACCGCGCTGGACGTGACCATCCAGGCCGAGATCCTGGCCCTGATCGACCGGCTGAAGCGGGAAAAACAGATTGCCGTTCTTTTCATCACCCATGACATGGCGGTGGTCGCGCAGATGGCAGACCGCGTCGTGGTCATGTATCGCGGCGACAAGGTCGAGGAAGGCCCCGTCACCCAGATCTTCGAAAGCCCGCGCGAGGATTACACCCGGATGCTGCTGGCCGCCGTGCCGCGCCTGGGCGAGATGACCGGCAAGCCCGCCCCCGAACGCCTGCGCCTGATGCATGACGGAACCCATGGCGCGCCCGAGCCGATCATCGTGGCCGACCCCAAACCCCTGCTGACGGTCAGGAACCTGACCACGCGGTTCAACGTCAAGGGCGGGCTGCTGCGCCGCACCGTGGCCCGCGTCCATGCGGTCGAGGATGTCAGCTTCACGCTCAACGCGGGCGAGACGCTGTCGCTGGTGGGCGAATCGGGCTGCGGGAAATCCACCTGCGGCCGGTCGATCCTGCGCCTGGTCGAACCCGAATCGGGCAGCGTGGATCTCGGCGGCACCGACCTCTTGGCCCTGTCGCCGCGCGACCTGCGCCGCGCGCGGCGCGAGATGCAGATGATCTTTCAGGACCCCTTCGCCAGCCTCGATCCGCATATGACGCTCTATGACCAGGTGGCCGAACCGCTGGAGAATTACGGCATCGGCACGCGGTCCGAGCGCAAGGACCGGATTGCCGCCCTGTTCGACCGGGTGGAGCTGCCGCGCAGCTTCATGCGCCGCTATCCGCACGAGATGTCGGGCGGCCAGCGCCAGCGCATCGCCATCGCCCGTGCCCTGGCGCTGAACCCCAGGCTGATCATCGCCGACGAGGCCGTGTCCGCGCTGGACGTGTCGGTGCAGGCGCAGGTCCTGAACCTGCTGATGGAGCTGCAACAGGATCTGGGCATCTCGATGCTGTTCATCAGCCATGACATGGCGGTGGTGGAACGCGTCAGCCACCATGTCGGCGTCATGTATCTGGGCCGCATCGTCGAGATGGGCACCCGGCAGCAGGTCTTCGAGAACCCCCAGCACAGCTATACCCGCCAACTGATGTCCGCCGTCCCCGTCGCCGATCCGCGCCAGCGCAAGATCAGCGAGGATCTGAACTTTCGCCCCATCCCCTCGCCCATCCACCCGTCGGATTACCGCGCGCCGCCTTCCGTCTATCGCGAGGTCGCGCCGGGCCATCGGGTGCTGGTCGATCCCGTGACGCATTCCTGA
- a CDS encoding peptide ABC transporter substrate-binding protein: protein MKLRTVLMGAAASMAMAPAAFAERGSDGQLSLILWQAPSTMNPYLSGGTKEMIASSLTLEPLAGYDPDGNIYPRLAAEIPSIENGGIAEDMTSVTWKLREGVKWSDGTDFTADDVVFTAEYCMHPEGGCSQLAKFEGVESVEAVDDLTVRITFTGPRPDPFTTFVGSQSPIIQKAQFEACLGADAPTCTDQNFSPVGTGGFRVTQFLTNDTISLEANPEYRDPAKPAFATVLVKGGGDAAGAARSVLETGEFDYAWNTQLAPDVIAGMEAAGRGQVSAAFGSLVERLHINLTDPSSSLPEGERSTAQHPHPFLTDPAVRQALSMAIDRELLVEIGYGAAGQPTCNYVPAPEAWASDNTDCLTQDIEGANALLDEAGWERQGNGIRAKDGVELRMLYQTSVNAVRQDFQALIKQWWSEIGVETELKTVDASIFFGSDAGSPDTLQKFYADVQMYADNFDGVNPTPYLSKHTCNKAPSPANQWQGEGISRFCDEEYDRLVAEIGTISDADERAEMGRRMNDMLTKDSNVIIPLVYRGTASAHSNSLGGVQLNAWDSEIWNTADWYRIQQ, encoded by the coding sequence ATGAAACTGAGAACCGTTCTGATGGGCGCCGCCGCCAGCATGGCGATGGCCCCCGCTGCCTTCGCCGAGCGCGGCAGCGACGGTCAGCTGAGCCTGATCCTCTGGCAGGCGCCGTCCACGATGAACCCCTATCTGTCGGGCGGCACCAAGGAGATGATCGCCTCCAGCCTGACGCTGGAGCCGCTGGCGGGCTATGACCCGGACGGCAACATCTATCCGCGCCTGGCCGCCGAGATCCCGTCGATCGAGAATGGCGGCATCGCCGAGGACATGACCTCGGTCACCTGGAAGCTGCGCGAGGGCGTGAAATGGTCCGACGGCACCGATTTCACCGCCGATGACGTGGTCTTCACCGCCGAATACTGCATGCATCCCGAAGGCGGCTGTTCCCAGCTGGCCAAGTTCGAGGGCGTGGAATCGGTCGAGGCGGTGGACGACCTGACCGTGCGCATCACCTTCACCGGCCCCCGGCCCGACCCCTTCACCACCTTTGTCGGATCGCAGTCGCCGATCATCCAGAAGGCCCAGTTCGAGGCCTGCCTGGGGGCCGATGCGCCGACCTGCACCGACCAGAACTTCAGCCCCGTGGGCACCGGCGGCTTCCGCGTGACCCAGTTCCTGACCAATGACACGATCAGCCTGGAGGCCAATCCCGAATATCGCGACCCGGCCAAGCCCGCCTTCGCGACCGTGCTGGTCAAGGGCGGCGGCGACGCCGCCGGCGCCGCGCGATCCGTGCTGGAGACGGGCGAATTCGACTATGCCTGGAACACCCAGCTGGCCCCCGACGTCATCGCCGGGATGGAGGCCGCCGGCCGTGGCCAGGTCAGCGCCGCCTTCGGCAGCCTCGTGGAACGGCTGCACATCAACCTGACCGACCCCTCCTCCTCGCTGCCCGAGGGCGAGCGGTCCACCGCCCAGCACCCGCATCCCTTCCTGACCGATCCGGCGGTGCGCCAGGCCCTGTCCATGGCCATCGACCGCGAATTGCTGGTCGAGATCGGCTATGGCGCGGCCGGCCAGCCGACCTGCAACTATGTCCCCGCCCCGGAGGCCTGGGCATCCGACAACACCGACTGCCTGACCCAGGACATCGAGGGCGCCAACGCGCTGCTGGACGAGGCCGGTTGGGAACGCCAAGGCAACGGCATCCGCGCCAAGGACGGGGTCGAGCTGCGCATGCTCTATCAGACCTCGGTCAATGCGGTGCGCCAGGACTTCCAGGCGCTGATCAAGCAGTGGTGGTCCGAGATCGGCGTCGAGACCGAGCTGAAGACCGTGGACGCCTCGATCTTCTTCGGATCGGATGCGGGCTCGCCCGACACGCTGCAGAAGTTCTATGCCGATGTGCAGATGTATGCCGACAACTTCGACGGGGTGAACCCGACCCCCTACCTGTCCAAGCATACCTGCAACAAGGCGCCCTCGCCCGCGAACCAGTGGCAGGGCGAAGGCATCAGCCGCTTCTGCGACGAGGAATACGACCGCCTCGTGGCCGAGATCGGCACCATCTCGGATGCGGATGAACGCGCCGAGATGGGCCGCCGGATGAACGACATGCTGACCAAGGACAGCAATGTCATCATCCCGCTGGTCTATCGCGGCACGGCATCGGCGCATTCCAACTCGCTCGGCGGCGTTCAGCTGAATGCCTGGGACAGCGAGATCTGGAACACCGCCGACTGGTACCGCATCCAGCAATAA
- a CDS encoding ABC transporter permease — MLNFTIRRLLLAIPTLLFISLVIFLLLEASPGDPLGDVPLTVPPEVRERMRAALGLGEPWFVRYLLWLKQFFWVEPLHWTDRWFGTSFSEGMQRIISFQSRSPVFDVIAQRLPQTLTVVGMSYVVGILIAVPIGILSAYRQYSLFDQIGTFISMIGFSMPTFFTGVVLIIVFAVNLQWFPSVYDTTLVVRDWDSFLAQARQMVMPVTVLALYNAAQISRFMRSSMLDNLGQDYIRTARAKGLSERKVVLKHALRNSLIPVVTVIALGLPAVFGGAIITEQVFRVNGLGQLLISSIYANDIPMVLTLTFIFAILIVTFTLIADILYGVLDPRIRYD, encoded by the coding sequence ATGCTGAATTTCACGATCCGCCGGCTGCTGCTGGCGATACCGACATTGCTGTTCATCTCTCTGGTGATCTTCCTGCTTCTGGAGGCGTCGCCGGGCGATCCCTTGGGCGACGTGCCGCTGACCGTCCCGCCCGAGGTGCGCGAACGCATGCGCGCGGCCCTGGGCCTGGGCGAGCCGTGGTTCGTGCGCTACCTGCTGTGGCTGAAGCAGTTCTTCTGGGTCGAGCCGCTTCACTGGACCGACCGCTGGTTCGGCACCAGCTTTAGCGAGGGGATGCAGCGCATCATCAGCTTTCAGTCGCGCAGCCCGGTCTTCGACGTGATCGCGCAGCGCCTGCCCCAGACCCTGACCGTCGTGGGCATGTCCTATGTGGTGGGCATCCTGATCGCGGTGCCCATCGGCATCCTGTCGGCCTATCGGCAATACAGCCTGTTCGATCAGATCGGGACGTTCATCTCGATGATCGGCTTCTCGATGCCGACCTTCTTCACCGGGGTCGTGCTCATCATCGTCTTCGCGGTAAACCTGCAATGGTTCCCCTCGGTCTATGACACGACGCTGGTCGTGCGGGACTGGGACAGCTTTCTGGCGCAGGCCCGACAGATGGTGATGCCGGTCACGGTGCTGGCGCTCTACAACGCGGCGCAGATCAGCCGCTTCATGCGGTCCTCGATGCTGGACAATCTGGGCCAGGACTATATCCGCACCGCCCGCGCCAAGGGCCTGTCGGAACGCAAGGTGGTGCTGAAACACGCGCTGAGAAACAGCCTGATCCCGGTGGTGACGGTCATCGCGCTTGGCCTGCCCGCGGTCTTCGGCGGCGCGATCATCACCGAACAGGTGTTCCGCGTGAACGGGCTGGGGCAGCTGCTGATCTCGTCCATCTATGCCAATGACATCCCGATGGTGCTGACGCTGACCTTCATCTTCGCCATCCTGATCGTCACCTTCACCCTGATCGCAGACATCCTCTACGGGGTGCTGGACCCGAGGATTCGCTATGACTGA
- a CDS encoding ABC transporter permease, with the protein MQTPCAQARATPPSPRPPAPRGPSPAQVETRSQWSDVWRQFRSHRGAMVALVIFVSIILFVSIGPLIWRIDPTYVDIRARNSGFSLAHPLGTDQLGRDLLARLMAGGQVSIAVGLTAMIIAILLGSLIGVLSGFFRRLDAPLMRMTELFLALPLLPLLLLMVTLFREPLSQNFGSAFGVFLLIVTAIGATSWMQAARIVRGEVLGLKEREFILAARSIGTPSHRMITRHILPNVLSPIMVAATLGIATAIITESALSFLGLGFPPDFPTWGRLLFDAVDQMQLYPWRVIFPGLMISLTVLCVNYIGDGLRDAMDPRIRGR; encoded by the coding sequence ATGCAGACGCCCTGCGCGCAAGCGCGGGCAACGCCGCCGTCCCCGAGGCCGCCAGCCCCCCGTGGCCCCTCCCCGGCCCAGGTCGAGACCCGCAGCCAATGGTCCGACGTCTGGCGCCAGTTCCGCAGCCATCGCGGGGCGATGGTGGCGCTGGTGATCTTCGTGTCGATCATCCTCTTCGTGTCGATCGGGCCGCTGATCTGGCGGATCGACCCGACCTATGTGGACATCCGGGCGCGCAATTCGGGCTTTTCGCTGGCCCATCCCCTGGGCACGGACCAGCTGGGCCGGGACCTTCTGGCGCGGCTGATGGCGGGGGGCCAGGTCTCGATCGCGGTGGGACTGACGGCGATGATCATCGCGATCCTGCTGGGCAGCCTGATCGGCGTGCTGTCGGGCTTCTTCCGCCGGCTGGACGCGCCCCTGATGCGCATGACCGAACTGTTCCTGGCCCTGCCCCTGCTGCCGCTGCTTCTGCTGATGGTGACGCTCTTCCGCGAGCCGCTGTCCCAGAACTTCGGCTCCGCCTTCGGGGTGTTCCTGCTGATCGTGACGGCCATCGGCGCGACCAGCTGGATGCAGGCCGCCCGCATCGTCCGGGGCGAGGTGCTGGGCCTCAAGGAACGCGAATTCATCCTGGCCGCCCGCTCCATCGGGACGCCATCGCACCGGATGATCACGCGCCACATCCTGCCCAACGTGCTGTCGCCGATCATGGTCGCGGCCACCTTGGGCATCGCCACCGCGATCATCACCGAAAGCGCGCTGTCCTTTCTGGGCCTGGGCTTTCCGCCCGACTTCCCGACCTGGGGGCGGCTCCTGTTCGACGCGGTCGACCAGATGCAGCTCTATCCCTGGCGGGTGATCTTTCCGGGGCTGATGATCTCGCTGACCGTGCTCTGCGTGAACTATATCGGCGACGGTCTGCGCGACGCGATGGATCCCCGCATCCGGGGCCGCTAG
- a CDS encoding aldehyde dehydrogenase family protein yields MTRVSEIMQTMEYGPSVEDSAAARDWLAARGTFGHFIDGDFTDPAETFETRDPATGDLLAHVAQGGPDDVAAAVAAARRAQPGWAALTGHARARFLYALARHVQKRERFLSVLETLDNGKPIREARDIDVPLVARHFYHHAGWAELRDAQFPGHAPLGVCGQIIPWNFPLLMLAWKIAPALAAGNTVVLKPAEYTPLTALAFAEICREIGLPKGVVNIVTGDGATGAALVAAEVDKIAFTGSTEVGRGIATALAGTGRKLTLELGGKSPFVVMEDADLDAAVEGVVDGIWFNQGQVCCAGSRILVAESVAERFEALMRARMARLRVGPPLDKSTDIGAIVDPVQKDRILSICRAATDAGAELVGGEAQEGCFIAPGYLRDIAPANPGMEQEIFGPIATLSTFRTADEAVELANNTRYGLAASVWSESATVATDLAARIKAGVVWINAANLFDAAAPFGGCRESGYGREGGAAGMLDYLAAPAVEAAPETAPTRPDAVTGAEAPGSGGIDRTAKLYYGGAQKRPDGGAMYAVPGGLAPLGGRKDIRNAVEAATKAGKWAAMGGHARAQVLYYIAENLAVRADEFAARSGRAEVDAAIARAFHYAAWADKLDGRTVAAKPGHLVTVIPEPYGVIGIACPNAQPLAGFLSLVLPAIAMGNAVVAIPAQDDPLAVTDLYQVFDTSDLPGGVVNIVTGARADLAPTLAAHEVVAAYWHGGGADDLAVVDRAASGNLKPVWAVPSRDWTGPDAQGEVFLHRAVRSKTIWLPYGALPAGSGSAAY; encoded by the coding sequence ATGACCAGAGTGAGCGAGATCATGCAGACGATGGAATACGGCCCCTCGGTCGAGGACAGCGCCGCCGCGCGCGACTGGCTGGCCGCGCGGGGGACGTTCGGCCATTTCATCGACGGGGATTTCACCGATCCCGCCGAGACCTTCGAGACCCGCGACCCCGCTACCGGCGATCTGCTGGCCCATGTGGCCCAAGGCGGCCCCGATGACGTGGCCGCCGCCGTCGCCGCCGCCCGCCGCGCGCAGCCGGGCTGGGCCGCGCTGACCGGCCATGCGCGGGCGCGGTTCCTCTATGCGCTGGCGCGGCATGTGCAGAAACGCGAACGCTTCCTGTCGGTCCTGGAGACGCTGGACAACGGCAAGCCCATCCGCGAGGCGCGCGACATCGACGTGCCGCTGGTCGCGCGGCATTTCTACCACCATGCAGGCTGGGCCGAGCTGCGGGATGCGCAGTTCCCGGGCCATGCGCCCTTGGGCGTCTGCGGCCAGATCATCCCGTGGAATTTTCCGCTGCTGATGCTGGCCTGGAAGATCGCGCCGGCGCTGGCCGCGGGCAACACAGTCGTTCTGAAGCCCGCCGAATACACCCCGCTGACCGCCCTGGCCTTCGCCGAGATCTGCCGCGAGATCGGCCTGCCCAAGGGCGTCGTGAACATCGTGACCGGCGACGGCGCGACGGGTGCGGCACTGGTCGCGGCCGAGGTCGACAAGATCGCCTTCACCGGATCGACCGAGGTCGGGCGCGGCATCGCCACCGCCCTGGCCGGGACGGGGCGCAAGCTGACGCTGGAGCTGGGCGGCAAATCGCCCTTCGTCGTCATGGAGGATGCCGATCTGGACGCCGCCGTCGAGGGCGTGGTGGACGGCATCTGGTTCAACCAGGGCCAGGTCTGCTGCGCGGGATCGCGCATCCTGGTCGCCGAATCCGTGGCGGAGCGGTTCGAGGCACTGATGCGCGCCCGGATGGCGCGTCTGCGCGTCGGCCCGCCCTTGGACAAGTCCACCGATATCGGCGCCATCGTCGATCCGGTCCAGAAGGACCGCATCCTGTCCATCTGCCGCGCCGCGACCGATGCCGGGGCCGAACTGGTGGGCGGCGAGGCGCAGGAGGGATGCTTCATCGCGCCCGGTTACCTGCGCGACATCGCCCCCGCCAATCCGGGCATGGAGCAGGAGATCTTCGGCCCCATCGCGACGCTGTCCACCTTCCGCACCGCCGATGAGGCGGTCGAGCTGGCCAACAACACCCGCTACGGGCTGGCGGCCTCGGTCTGGTCGGAAAGCGCGACGGTGGCCACGGATCTGGCCGCGCGGATCAAGGCCGGGGTGGTCTGGATCAATGCCGCGAACCTGTTCGATGCGGCCGCACCCTTCGGGGGCTGTCGCGAAAGCGGCTATGGCCGCGAAGGCGGTGCGGCGGGGATGCTGGACTATCTGGCGGCCCCCGCGGTCGAGGCAGCCCCCGAGACCGCGCCCACCCGCCCCGATGCCGTGACCGGGGCCGAGGCGCCCGGGTCCGGCGGGATCGACCGGACGGCCAAGCTCTATTACGGCGGGGCGCAGAAGCGGCCCGATGGTGGCGCGATGTATGCGGTGCCGGGCGGGCTGGCCCCCTTGGGCGGCCGCAAGGACATCCGGAACGCCGTCGAGGCCGCGACCAAGGCCGGGAAATGGGCCGCGATGGGCGGGCATGCGCGCGCGCAGGTCCTCTATTACATCGCCGAGAACCTGGCTGTGCGCGCGGATGAATTCGCCGCGCGCAGCGGCCGGGCCGAGGTCGATGCGGCCATCGCCCGGGCCTTTCACTATGCGGCCTGGGCCGACAAGCTGGACGGCAGGACGGTCGCGGCCAAGCCCGGCCATCTGGTTACCGTGATCCCCGAGCCCTACGGCGTCATCGGCATCGCCTGTCCGAATGCCCAGCCCTTGGCGGGTTTCCTGTCGCTGGTCCTGCCGGCGATCGCGATGGGCAATGCGGTGGTGGCCATCCCGGCGCAGGACGATCCGCTGGCGGTGACGGACCTCTATCAGGTCTTCGACACCTCGGACCTGCCGGGGGGCGTCGTAAATATCGTCACGGGGGCGCGGGCGGATCTGGCCCCAACCTTGGCCGCGCATGAGGTTGTCGCGGCCTATTGGCATGGCGGGGGGGCGGATGACCTGGCCGTGGTGGACCGGGCGGCTTCGGGCAACCTGAAGCCTGTCTGGGCGGTGCCGTCCCGCGACTGGACCGGGCCGGATGCGCAGGGCGAGGTCTTCCTGCACCGGGCTGTGCGGTCGAAGACGATCTGGCTGCCCTATGGCGCGCTGCCTGCCGGCAGCGGGTCGGCGGCCTATTGA
- the deoC gene encoding deoxyribose-phosphate aldolase yields the protein MSNPGTDLRPDWFEGIRINTPAVERRAATLPARRSLKKDHQAAWLLNAVRCIDLTTLAGDDTPDRVARLCAKARQPIAADLLEAVGVTGLTTGAVCVYPTMVAPAKRALGNSGIPVASVATGFPAGLMPLDLRLAEIRYAVDQGADEIDIVITRAHVLQGNWTALYDELRAMREACGAARMKAILATGDLKSLENVARASHVAMQAGSDWIKTSTGKEGVNATLPVSLVMVRTIRDFHARTGIKVGFKPAGGLRTAKDAISWQVLMAEELGRDWLAPDLFRIGASSLLGDIERQISHHVTGRYAAAHRQAIA from the coding sequence GTGAGCAATCCCGGCACCGACCTGCGCCCCGACTGGTTCGAGGGCATCCGCATCAACACCCCCGCCGTCGAACGCCGCGCGGCGACCCTGCCCGCGCGGCGCAGCCTGAAGAAGGACCATCAGGCCGCCTGGCTGCTGAATGCCGTGCGCTGCATCGACCTGACCACGCTGGCAGGCGATGACACGCCCGACCGGGTCGCGCGGCTTTGCGCCAAGGCGCGCCAGCCCATCGCCGCCGATCTGCTGGAGGCCGTGGGCGTCACCGGGCTGACCACCGGCGCGGTCTGCGTCTATCCGACGATGGTCGCGCCTGCGAAACGCGCGCTCGGCAACAGCGGCATCCCCGTGGCCAGCGTGGCGACGGGCTTTCCCGCGGGCCTGATGCCCTTGGACCTGCGCCTGGCCGAGATCCGCTATGCCGTCGACCAGGGCGCGGACGAGATCGACATTGTCATCACCCGCGCCCATGTGCTGCAGGGCAACTGGACGGCGCTCTATGACGAATTGCGCGCCATGCGCGAGGCCTGCGGCGCGGCGCGGATGAAGGCGATCCTGGCCACCGGCGATCTGAAATCGCTGGAGAATGTCGCCCGCGCCAGCCATGTGGCGATGCAGGCCGGGTCGGACTGGATCAAGACCTCGACCGGCAAGGAGGGCGTGAACGCCACCCTGCCCGTCAGCCTGGTCATGGTCCGCACGATCCGCGACTTCCACGCCCGGACCGGCATCAAGGTGGGCTTCAAGCCTGCGGGCGGCCTGCGCACCGCCAAGGACGCGATCAGCTGGCAGGTGCTGATGGCCGAGGAACTGGGCCGCGACTGGCTGGCCCCGGACCTGTTCCGCATCGGCGCCTCCAGCCTGCTGGGCGATATCGAACGCCAGATCAGCCACCATGTGACGGGCCGCTATGCGGCCGCCCACCGCCAAGCGATTGCCTGA
- a CDS encoding DUF1523 family protein — translation MYYLRVVIGVLFGVMVFALLDYVLPSQNTVRISNTYNRLTTIPPSAQIFWASDSTGTVENAQGQRDVRFIDTVRPNGRVFVYRNEDTGWVWPPYFKYDSANLHAEATNLQSSAQNPIWVSVTAYGWRMPWLSTYPNAISINTVAGPGDRPVNWAALIVCGVLLALLVLIWRMWNQFRRRSLTRLDRRNP, via the coding sequence ATGTATTATCTGCGCGTCGTGATCGGCGTCCTGTTCGGTGTCATGGTGTTCGCGCTGCTGGACTATGTCCTGCCGTCCCAGAACACGGTGCGGATCAGCAACACCTATAACCGGCTGACGACGATCCCGCCCTCGGCCCAGATCTTCTGGGCGTCCGACAGCACCGGCACGGTCGAAAACGCCCAAGGCCAGCGCGATGTGCGCTTCATCGACACGGTGCGCCCGAACGGCCGCGTCTTCGTCTATCGCAACGAGGATACGGGCTGGGTCTGGCCGCCCTATTTCAAGTATGACAGCGCGAACCTGCATGCCGAGGCCACCAATCTGCAATCCTCGGCCCAGAACCCGATCTGGGTCAGCGTCACCGCCTATGGCTGGCGGATGCCGTGGCTGTCCACCTATCCCAACGCCATTTCCATCAACACCGTGGCGGGGCCGGGCGACCGGCCCGTGAACTGGGCCGCGCTGATCGTCTGCGGGGTGCTGCTGGCCCTGCTGGTCCTGATCTGGCGCATGTGGAACCAGTTCCGCCGCCGCAGCCTGACCCGCCTTGACCGGAGGAACCCGTGA